GTTTAATCTCAGTGAATTCGTCTTTGTCGATTAAGCGGAAATTCGCCCATGATCCATCGCAGAAACTTCCTCGCCCAAGGGTCGGCCGGACTCGGCAGTCTCGCGTTGGCCATGATGCTGCATGAGGATTCGCAAGCCCAAACCGGGGGATCGATTCAAGTGCTGCATCATCCGCCGCGTGCGAAGCGGGTCGTGCAACTCTTCATGTCAGGCGCTGCAAGTCACGTCGATTTGTGGGATCACAAACCGATGCTTGAAAAGCGTCACGGCGAAAAATCGGATTTTGGCGAACAGGTCGAAGCCTTTCAAAACGGCTTGGGACCTTGGATGAAGTCCCCCTTCGCTTTTTCCCCCTATGGCGAGTCGGGAAAAATGCTCAGCGAAGTGGTCGCACCGCTGGGCGCCTGCGTTGACGACATGGCGTTCATTCACAACATGGTCGGCAAGACCGGCGTTCACTCGCAAGCGACTTATCTGCAAGCGACCGGTTTCGATCGTCCCGGTTTTCCCGGCATGGGCTCCTGGATTAGCTATGGACTGGGATCTGCCAACGACAACCTGCCGACCTTCGTCGTCTTGCCCGACCATCGCGGCTTCGCAAGCAACGGTCCCAAGAACTGGGGCTCCGCATTCTTGCCGGCCAGCTCGCAAGGAACGGCGATCTTTCCCCAGCGTGAAAATCCGATCGAAGATCTCTATGCCCGCTCCAACTATGTGACAAACACTGGTGACAAAGCTGGTCTGGAATTGCTCGCGCGACTGAACGAGCAGCATCGTGCCCAACGCCCCAGAGACTCTCGCTTGGAAGCGCGGATACGCTCGTACGAATTAGCCGCCAAGATGCAGCGCAGCGCACCTGCGGCGCTCGACATTTCGAACGAGCCGCAACATATTCTGAAGATGTACGGCCTCGATCGACCAGGTGCAACTTATCCGAGCGAGATCAATCGTGCCGAAGAAGCGGAGTACTTTGGCCGCAAATGCCTGATCGCGCGTCGGTTGTTGGAACGCGGGGTCCGCTTCGTTCAGATCTGGTCGGGCAACGACAATGGTTTTCCGCGTCGCAACTGGGATAGCCATGAAGACATCGAGCGCGATCATGGTCCGTTGGCGCATGGGATGGCGGTTGGAACGGCCGCTCTCATCAAGGATTTGAAACAACGCGGTCTGCTGGATGACACGATCGTCCTCTGGACGACCGAATTTGGCCGCATGCCCAGCACGCAGGGAAGCAAAGGACGCGACCACAATCCGTATGTCTTCACCAACTGGCTCTGCGGCGGCGGCATCCGTGGAGGCGTCAGCCATGGTCCATCCGATCAATGGGGATACAAGCCGTTAGATCGTGACAACCCGACGCAGGTTTACGATGTCCATGCGACCATTCTTCACTTGCTGGGGATCGATCATCGCAAACTGACCGTCAGAAACGAAGGGATTGATCGTCGACTGACCGACGTACACGGGCACGTGATCGAAAAGTTGCTTGCCTGATCGACTTACAGCGGCCCCAATCTCACAAAAAAAGCCTCGTCCGTGACGAGGCTTTTTTCTTACGTGGCGCTGTACTATTTTGTCAAACGTCCTTGAATGAAAAACATTCGAGGATAGAGCTTGATGTGCGCATGACCGTTTAAATCCGACTGTTCGATAATCGCCTGCACTTCGCTCGCAGTAAAGCTTCCTTTGAGCGATCGCATCCAGCTTTCGCGAACGCTGGCGGTCAACAACCATTTCGTCAACAGCACGATGGTGCTCGCCATAAAAGACAAGTCGCGGCGGTCATCACCGATGCAAAAAATTCCGTTGGGCTTGAGCACGCGCGCAACCTCACGCAAGACGTCGATCGGCGGTTCCCAATAGTGGAAGCTCTGATTCGAAATCACCGCATCCATGGTTCCATCGGCGAAATCATCCAATCGACAAGCGTCTCCCTTGCGAAAGTCAACGCGATCATCTACCCCTTCGTGCGCCGCGTTTTGATTGGCGATATCAACGTAGGTACTCGATATATCGACCCCGGTAACGCGCAGATCTTTGCGACGTTTCGCCAACGTGATCCCGATCCAGCCTGGGCCAGGTCCCAGTTCCAAGACCTTGGGCTGTTCGACTTGCTTCAACTCAGCGAGGGTGAAATTTAGAATTGGCTCATAGTCGGCGCCCGCGTAACGTTTTGTCATCCGACTATATTCGGACACGAACGTTGCGTCCTCAAAAAGTGGCTCAACGTGCGGAATACGTCGAACGCTCTGCTTCACCTTGTTCAGAGGCTGTTTCGAAACCGGCGATTCTTCCAACATGGGGTCGTTCTCAATGATGCGAACAATGGAATAGCCGCTCCGTCAGCCAACTCATGTTTATGTGCGTTGGCGCTGATAGTACCTATGGGCGCCGTCAAAGTCAAACATTCCCCCCACCATTAGCAAAAATACCTCGATCGGCGGCCCCTATTTTCGACTTTTTCATATTCTATTTCTAACAAACCAGACCTTCGAGAGAGCGCCGGTGCTTGAGAAATGCGATCGCAATGCAGATTGCTCCCCCCTCTTGGCCTGCCCCTTTTCCGTCAGTTCATCTCCGATGATGTTGCGGAAATAGAGGTCGCAGACGTTCGCCTCATCACTTGATGGGCGAAAGATGCACTGATCCGCGGCGTCGCGCGTCATGATCGTTAGAGACCGCAAAATCGGTTCGGGACTATCCGCGAGTTTCATTTCTGCTCCGACCAATCGCTCCTCTCGACCTATCTTTTCGCGACGAGCGACGTCCTCTTGAGACGCACCATCTCGTCATCCCCCGCGATCCCCCCCCTCCTGATACGCCCGCGACAATATCGCATGTCTATCTTTCGAAGATACGCGCTGAACACGATTCAGTCGCGTACCAAAAAGACGATTACTCCTGACGCCTCGTTTGGCCAGATCGAACGCTTGGAAGTGCGCGAATTGTTCGCCGGCGATTCGGCGAACTTTCTATCGCCGATTTGGTTTGAGCAACTGTCGACTTCCGCGCATTCGCAAATTGACGCCGGCAACGCCACCTTCGCCGAGGCGACAACGCAAGTCGTTTGGGAAAACACGACGCTGGACGTCTACAACGATGAATGGATCATTCAGTTGGACGCTTCGCTCGCCGCGTCGATCGCATCGCTGGCCGACGTTGCGGCGCTGCTAGACAGCGGCACGATGCAATTTGAGATCATCGGCGGTCTCGGTTTGAGCGGACAATTGCTCATTCGCACCTATGACGCCGAGATCAACGCCGTCACCGACTGGCTCGCTGGCCAATCGATCATCACCACCTTTGAACCGAACGCGTTGCTTCCGGCTCATTTGGCGACCAGCGATCCCCAAGGCGATTCGCTGTGGGGTCTGGACAATCAAGGGCAAACCGGCGGCACGGTCGACGCCGACATTGACGCGCCGGAAGCCTGGGAAATCACGACCGGAAATCCGAACGTGGTGGTCGCCGTGATTGATACCGGCGTCGACTACACGCATCCCGATCTGATTCACAGCATGTGGGTAAACCCCGGCGAAATTGCGGGGGACGGAATCGACAACGACGGCAACGGTTTTGTCGACGACGTCTACGGCTACGACTTTCTGAACAACGACGGCGATCCGCTGGATGACAATATGCATGGTACGCATGTCGCCGGTACGATCGCCGCCGAGGGAGAAAATGCTGCCGGCGTTGTCGGCGTCGCCTCGTCGGCGTCGATCATGGCGCTCAAGTTCCTCAGTGCGTCTGGTTCCGGCAGTACGGCCGACGCCGTCCGTGCTTTGAACTACGCCACCATGATGAAAAAGCTGTACGGCGTGAACGTTGTCGCCACCAACAACAGTTGGGGAGGGGGCGAATACAGTTCGGCCTTGTATAACGCAATCAAAGCGAGTGGTGACGAAGATATCTTGTTTGTCGCCGCGGCCGGCAATAACGGGACCAATAACGACGTCACTCCGCAATACCCAGCCAGCTACGGACTCGACAATGTCATCTCGGTCGCAGCGACCGACCACAATGACCAGCTTGCTGGTTTCAGCAACTATGGCGCGTCCAGCGTCGATATCGCCGCCCCCGGCGTGGGGATCGTCAGTACGATCACGCGCGGCCGTTACCTGTCGCTCAGCGGCACCAGCATGGCGGCCCCTCACGTCTCTGGCGTGATCGCGTTGGCCTACTCGGTCAATCCGTCCGCGACGATGGAACAGATCAAAGCGGCCCTCCTGGGCGGCGTCGACAATGTTGCAGGATTGCACGGCAAGGTTTCGACCGGCGGTCGTTTGAATGCGCTCGGCACGCTGCATCAACTGAACTTCAGCGTGTCCGACGCGTCGATCGAAGAAGGCGACGTGGTTGATTCGCCGCTGTCCGACTTTACGATCGAGTTTAGTGGTAATTTCGATCCGTCGACTGTCGCCGCGGCCGATTTTTTGGTCAACGGTCAAGCCGCCGACAGCTTGACGATCGTCGACGGCAATCACATCACCTTCCACTTTTCGCAGTCGCCGCTCACCACGCAAGGCGCTCAGCGGATGGAGCTATTGGCCGGCTCGGTCGCAAGAAACGGAGATGGTCTGGCTCTGACAGCCTTTGTTCGCGAGTTTTTCTATGATGCGTCGAAGCTGACCGTCTCGGAGACGAGCATCGCCAATGGCGCAGCGTTGAGCGATCTTCCGAAGTACCTGGACCTTTCCTTTAGCGAAGCGATCGACCCAACCACGCTGACCGCCGCCGATCTGCAACTGTCAAGCGGCAGCGTCGTCTCGGTCGAAATGATCGGCGATCGCACCGCGCGGTTTTGGCTGCAATTGCCGTATGACAACGGCGACGTCACCTATCAATTGGCGGACGGCGCCGTCACCGATCTGCATGGCAATGTTGGAGCCGGAATCATCGGGCATTTTTCGATCGATCTCGCCGACATCGCGGTCTACGAAACAATGGGGCCGATCCAGCTTCCTACCTACGGTTCGATCGATATTCCGCTGCACATCTCCGACAACTTGAAGATTGCGGACGCCGACATTTGGCTCGATATCGATCATACCTGGGACTCTGATCTGACCGTCGTGTTGATTGCCCCCAATGGAACGCAGATCCAGCTGTTTTCGGCGATCGGCGGATCAGGCGACGGGTTTAAGGGAACCATCCTGGATGATGACGCCGTAGCGCTGATCAGCGACGCGGCGGCGCCTTTCTCGGGTCGTTTTCGCCCGAGCGGCGATTTGTCGCTGTTAGAAGGAATGGCGACTGCCGGAACATGGACGCTGCGTGTCAGCGATTCGTTCGCCTCTGACGTCGGCACGCTCCAGTCCTTCAGTATTCACTTTTCGGTCGAATCGTCACTAGAGATCGATCCGCTCGACGACATCACGATTCATCACACCCAAGACGAGATTGACGTCGATATCGCCGCAAGTCCCGGCGCGAGCATCTCGGCCGAGGTTTTGGGAAATGTGCCTGCGGAGATCCGCTGGAATGCCGAGACTGGGCGTCTGACGATTGATCCGCCCACCGGCTATGTCGGCAACTTCACGGTACGCGTCAGCGCCACACACGGCGGCGAAACGGTCTGGGAAGAGTTCGTCGTTTCGATCACGAACGATGCGGTTCAACTCGGCGCGATCGCCGATCAAACGCTGGAACACGACGGCTTGTTGGAACTTCCCCTGGCGGTCGAAAACCGCGATGGCGACTCGCTGACGTATATCGCCACCGCGACCGACGCGTCCGGTCGCCTGGTCGAAGTTGCGATCAGCGATGGCGTTTTTCGTTTTGATGCGAGCAGCGCCACGGCCGGGAGCATGCAAGTCACGATATCTGTTTCTGACGGCGTTTCGACCGCAACGCAATCATTCTCCATCGCCATATCGGCGGCGCCGGCTGCCGCTGACCCGTTGCCGTCTGAATTTGCCGGAACAGCAGGAGAGCCGCTCGAGATTGACCTATCGCAGTACGACTTCGGCCAAGGGATGACTGGCTTTGAGGTCGAAACGCCAGACGGCGGAACGACAACCGGCGCTTCGCAATATGGCGTCGTCAAGGATGATTGGCTCGAGCAGACGAACTTCGCCTACAACTCGCAGCGTCAGGGGGAGAAGTATGTCAAAAACGAAACCGGGCAGTGGTACTTTATCACCACCGACGGGCAACATGCGTTGCTGCACGCGTGGAAAGGAAGCTTTGTCCGCAGCACCGTGATCGCGACGCTCGACATCTCCTATTACAACGACCCGAAACTTTTATACCAACACGAACCCACCTCCCCGCAAGCGGACGTTGACGTTACGATCGACCCCGCGACAGGCAAACTAGTTGTCGCGCCGTGCGACGGTTTTTTCGGTCGCGTTACGCTGACAGTGACGGCAACCGGCTCTAACGGAGCGGAATCTCGTACGTTCGACGTCGTATTTGCACAACGAACGCTGGAACTCGCGCCGATTGCGAATGATCAATTTCCGAGCGGCGAAACGCGTTATGTGCTGGATTTGCGTGATTATTTGAGCGGAGGCGACTCGGTTGTGCTCTCAGCAGCTGCAACGGCCGTATCCGACGCCGATGCATACGCGGTCGACAAAGCGATGAACTTTGTCAACGACCCGTTCTTGAGCCGAACCAACTACGCCTATAACGCCTATGGTCACCAAGAAAAGTTCATCCGCGATGCGAACTACCAGTGGTACTATCTGACCCAGGAAGGAGATCAGGCAGTCCTCTACAAATGGAAGGGAGACATCGGCGGCGGTGACCGAATCGCGATGCTTGATTCTGCTTGCTACGAAGATCCCAGCTTGTTAATCAACGCGACCGAAGCTAGCGGCGACGTGACGGCGCGCCTTGAAAACGGCCAGCTGATTGTCGATCGACCGGCAGATTTTACGGGAGAAGTTATCGTCACCATCGCGGCAACCAACGGCGGCACATCGGTTTCCCAGGTCTTTCGTATTTCGGCGACTACCCCTGCGACGAACAATGCGTCGTCCTTAGTTGACCTTGTCTCCACGTCGATGAGTTCGCTCCAAGTCAGTTCTGGATCGACCTCCGTGGAAGGGAGCAACTTCACCTCCTCAACCGCATCGCCCACGCTGGAATCGATCCAGGCACAAGTCGCCGCGATCGCCGCCGAAGTGGCCCTCCGTTTTGGCGGCGACATTGAAGAGCTCGCACAATCACGCAGCGCCGCGATTTCGACAACCGGCGCCGCACGAACGCTAGGAGGGGCCATCTCGCAAAAGAGCGATCAACTGGCCGACGTCGCCGCGGCCCAGCTGGCGCGGGACGAACGTTTGTCGATGCCGACAATCGTGAACGCGATGGACGCGTGGGGAGATCAAATCGCCAGCGAGCTGGCGCAGAGTGAAGAGACCTTCTCTAGCGAAGTGGACGATCTCTATTCTTCCTTGGATCAAGACGATTTCGACTTGCCGGAAGCATAGGCTTCCGACGTTTCACCCCGCGGACGATCGAGCGTTAAGCTCCAACCGCCCGCAACGTCGCCGAAGGCGATCCGATAAAGCCGTAGTGCTCCAGTCCTTCCAAGATCCCGCCGGCGCAATGCGCCTGGGCGAAATAGACGCGTGACGATTTGCTCTCGCGCAGCTTCTCAAGTTCCGGATCATAGTTGCCAACGACAATCCCGGCCGTCTCGCCGGTCAGCATGTCCATATCGTTGCCAGAGTCCCCCGCGGTCGCGATGTTGGTCAGCGGAATATTCCACTTGGAAGAGAGATAGCGAATCGCTTTTCCCTTCGACGCGCGATGCGGCAAGATGTCGAGAAAGCGTCCGTGCGAAAAGATCAGCGAATGCGCGACGCCGGTTTGTGACAACGCGTCTCGAATCAGCGGCAACGCTTCCTTTGGCGGCAGCGCATCGTCCAGCGAGTAGCTGATTTTGAATTCGCGCTGCGAGTGGGCTTCTGGCTGCAGATGCAAAAAGGGCAGTCCATCAAGCGCCGCATGAACCCGTTCCGGCTTCCAACGCGAACGAAGATGAGCGCCCCAACCTTTGACCGGAATCCGATCAGGTCCGTAGTACATCTCGGCGCCGACCGAACCGATGATCACGTCGATGTCGTGAATGCCATGTTTATCGAGGACATCATCGATCAATTCGAGCGCTCTTCCTGAAGCGACGCCAAACCCGATTCGCGAGCGATTTTCTTTCAGCACTTGTTTTAGCTGCGCCAGCGCTTGATCGTCACCCAACAGCGTGTTGTCGATGTCGGTGATCAGCATCCGTTCGACATTGATCATCCGCGGCCCGACCGCCGGTTTGCCAACTGCCGACGGAGTACGCGACGGTGAAGAAACGATTTCTCGAATCGCTTCGATATAGTGCTGACAATGCGTTTCCCACGAGTAAAGCTGTCGGACCAGATTGACGCCGTTGGCGGAACATTCGTCCCATTTTTCGTGATCGGTCAGCAACGTCAGCATGGCGTCGGTCAACGCTTTTGAGTCGGTCACGTCAACCGCGATTCCACTCTTGCAATTCTCGGCGATATCTTGCGGCCCTCCCTCTTGCGTTGCGACAAACGGCAACCCGGTGGCTGATGACTCAATCGAGGTGAGACCGAACAGTTCGATGAACGCGCTGTTGACGAAGATGCCCCGCTCGGACGCGGCCAGCCGATACAGTTCTGGCACGTCAAATTCGGAACTGTGATTCTTTGGGATCGCCATCTTGCCGTATAAGTCGTAGCGATCCATCGCCATCAACATATCGGTCAAAACCTTTTGCTCATTCTCCGGCATCGATTCGATATCTTCGCGAATGCCGGCGAAGACCGCGAGGTTGGCGATCGCTTGCAGTTCTTTGCTCTCGCCGTAGGCGCTAATCAGCGCATTGATATTCTTGCGGCGATCCGGACGGCATAGCGCCAAAATCATCGGCTTGTCTGGCGAAAAGTGAAAGCGATTCAGCTCGCGCCGCATCCGCATGCGAGCTTGCTTGAACTGCTCGTCAATGTTGTTGCTAGACAGCTCATAATCGTAATAGGGGAAGAAGCGGTCGAGATCGGTCCCCGGCGGAATCACCCGAAAATTGAGATCTTCTTCTTTGAAATATTCGGCGTATTGTTGGTCCCGTTCGTGTCGCGTGCTGGTGATCACCAGATCGGCGACCGAGAGGCAGTCTTGCTCGACCTGAATGCGTCGATCCATCGCCAGCTCTTTGTCCGCATCTTCGCGGGTCCACCCTTCGTCCATCAAGTAAGCCAACTTGGGCTTGCCGAGCGAGTGCCCTGTAAAGACGAACGGGACGTCGAAGACCGAAGCGACTTCTTTAGCGATATAACCGGCGTCCGCATAGTGACCATGGACCAACGTCGGCGAGCGACCTTCGCGACGCGTGAAGGTAATCATCGCGTCCACGAACTCGTCGACGTAGGGCCACAGCCGCTCTTTGCGAAGGTACCTTCCAGGTCCGCACGGCAAGCGAATCAATCGGCAATTGGGGCCCAGCTCTTCGATCGGTTCTGAATAGTCGGTAGAGACCCGTTTATCTTTGATTCGGCGAGTGAAAAGATCGACCCCGTCGACTTCCGGCAACGCGGCCAGATTTTGGGCCAACTCCAGCACGTATCTTACTTGGCCCCCTGTGTCGGCGTCGCGTCCCATTTCGATATGCGAACCGCGAATGAGCCCGTGAAGACTTATGAGCTGGATATACATCAAATACCTCCCCCTGGTTGCTCGGCGTCAAACGTCTTTAGGCGATGGCTCGACGCGCGATTTCTATGGGCTGGTTGATGAATCGTTTCGCCTCTCTCGATTCAAACCTTCATTACTTTGCAAGCGGCGTGCCGAGTCCATTTCGACCGGAAAGGGATTACTTTCCGGCGGTTTGATTGATTGCAAATCAACCACCTTGGACGACGAACCGCCCGAGTTCTCCATCATCGTAGCGACGCGCTGGAGCGTAGCGGCTACCTGCATTCGCTCCCAACTTTCCAACCGATCAAGTTGGCGCTGAAACGGACGATGCAGCAACGTCGGCGCTTTGTCGAGCAACTTTTGACCGGCGTCGGTCATTTGCACGCGGATATGGCGTCGATCGTTCTCGCTACGTTGACGAGCAATCAGCTCACGTTTTTCCAAACGGTCGAGAATGCCCGTCAGTGTGGCATGACCAAGATGAATGGAGCTGGCGACCTTACCGACCGTCGTCGGCTGTAAGCGATGAATCGCCTGCAGCGCGGCGAGTTGCGGGAAGGTTAACCCGATCTCGTGCAACAATTGTCGCGATTGGAGATCAATCGATCGCATGATTCGCCGTAAAGCGAATGCGATCTGATCTTCCAGCGGGTCATGAACTCCCATGCAAGCTTCCAGATACATCAGTGTGGGGCTTGCACTACTTTACGTGTACGAAAGAGTTGCTGTCAACTAGCGCGGACAATTACGTCATAAACGCGCATATTCGCCCCACTAAAGCCATTTCAACGGCATCTAGATATTGTGAGTGCAAAATAAAGCCCGACGCAATAGCCCCCCGACTGACGAGAATTCGACTAAGCCGAGAATCCGCGTCGCGCCAGCCCGTCGAGTAACTGTTCAAGAATCCGTCCCAATTCCACCCGATCCGCGTCAGGCAATTCTTCAAACAGTTTCAGCACGACATCATTCTTCAGAATCGTTTCTTTGACCGTCAACATGCCGCGATCGGTCAGCGAAATCAATGTCGCCCGACGATCTTCCGGATGCGGATTTCGCTCGACCAAGCCTTCGCTTTCGAGTGCGTCAACCAATTTGGTGACGTTTCGGGGAGTCACCTGGAGACGAGTGCTGATGTCGTTCATCTTACAGGTGCCGCTGCATTTCAGTGCATAAAGCAAGCGTGCACGAGACGCCGTCGTGCCGGCGGCGGCCATTTCGACCTCCAACCATTGGGAAAACGCTTTTCCAAATCGACCGATCTTTTCCGCAACTTCTTCTGAATTCAATGCTTCTTCTCGAAAAACTTGGCTGCCGCTTGATTGACAAATTGTGTACCGGTCTATAAATTTCCGCTTAGCTGCGTTTCGCAACCTTATCGATAGCGAATTCGCCCAACGGCGGCGATATCAGGAGCGTCAAAATGAGCGATCTCACGACAAATCAGCTAGAAAACGACGATTCAACCGCAGAGCGCCGAGCAAAGAACGCTTCGCCACGCATTTGGCCGCTGATCGCGATCGCCGTTTGCCAGTTGGCGATCTTGACGATTCCCGGTCGAATCGCCCCCAGCACGATGTTCCATTTTATGTCAATGATGTGGGGAGCATTGGCCTGTATGGCCCTCACGGCGGTGTGGTTAATCGCATTTTCTCGCATCCAGCTCCGCGAACGGCTGGTCTCGATCGGGCTAGTCGTCGCTCTGGCCCTGTGTGCGATTCTCTTTTCCGATCGAACGATGAACGCGATGGTCCTGGGGATCGTGCTGGCGCCGTGGGCAATCGTCGCTTGCGGGCTGGTCGCACTCCTTTCGCTTCCGTTTGGCTGGCACGTACAACGCTTCGCTTTGGCGTCAGTCCTCATCATCACGACCGGTTTGACCCTCTGCTTGAAACTCGACGGCGTTCGCGGCACGATCACCGCTGATTTTTCGCCTCGTTGGAATCCGACCAATGAAGAAGAGTTACTGGCCGAACTCAAAAACTCACCAACTCCGCACGTCGCTCCCGATACCGCGGCGCTCGCCGCGCTGACATCCACTTGGCCCGGCTTTCGCGGTCCGCAGCGTGACGGCGTCTTGCGTGGCGCTACGTTCGCTACCGATTGGGACCAACATCCGCCGCAGGAACTCTGGCGGCGGAAAATCGGTCCCGGCTGGTCCTCTTTCACCGCGATCGGCGCGCAGATCGTTACCCAGGAACAACGGGGCGACGAGGAATTGGTGACCTGCTACGACACGTCATCGGGTCAGCCGATCTGGCAATACGCGATCGAAACGCGATTTGAAGAACCGCTGGCCGGTCCTGGTCCGCGTGCGACGCCCACCTTCCATGCCGGCAAGCTTTACGCGTTGGGAGGATCCGGATTCGTTTCGTGTATCGATGCGGCCACCGGCGCCGAGATTTGGCGGCGGGACCTGACCAAGGATGTCGACGCCAAAACTCCGGAATGGGGGTTTTCCAGCTCCCCCTTGATCGCCGGCCAAGCGGCGATCGTGTTCGCAGGCGATCAACAGTACGAGGGCCAGCCCGGCGAAGCAGGCAAAGCGGTCGTCGCCTACGACCTGGAGACCGGCGAAATCCAATGGACCGGAGGTCGTGGCAAGCATAGCTACAGTTCGCCGCATCTGGCCAACCTGGCAGGCTTCGAACAGATTGTCATGATGACCGATTGGGGCGTCCAAGGACTTGCTTTTGATGACGGTGAAGTGCTCTGGGAAAATGAGTGGGACATCCAGCCGGGCAATCGCGTCGTGCAACCGCAGATCGTCGCCGATTCGGTCTATGTCGGCACGGGACTAGGGATGGGAACCAGGAGACTGGATATCGGTCACGACGCCGAGAGTTGGTCGGCGACCGAAGAATGGACATCGCGCAATTTGAAACCCTACTTCAACGACTTCGTCCAGTTCGACGGACATTTTTACGGATTCGACGATCGCATCTTTACCTGCATCGAAGCGGCGAGCGGCGATCGCATCTGGAAAGGAGGCCGCTATGGTCATGGACAGACGCTGTTGGTCGAAGAGGCCGGCGTGCTGGTCATCGTGAGTGAAAATGGTGAGTTGGCGCTCGTAAAAGCGACGCCTGAGGAGCACGAAGAAATCGCGAAGTTCCGCGTATTCGACGGCAAGACTTGGAACCACCCAGTCATCGCCGACGGTAAGCTGTTTGTGCGCAACGGCGAAGAAATGGTCTGCTTCCAACTGCGCGATTGGCAAGAAACAAAAACGGCCGACGAATAGTCGTCGGC
The nucleotide sequence above comes from Blastopirellula sp. J2-11. Encoded proteins:
- a CDS encoding MarR family winged helix-turn-helix transcriptional regulator, which produces MGVHDPLEDQIAFALRRIMRSIDLQSRQLLHEIGLTFPQLAALQAIHRLQPTTVGKVASSIHLGHATLTGILDRLEKRELIARQRSENDRRHIRVQMTDAGQKLLDKAPTLLHRPFQRQLDRLESWERMQVAATLQRVATMMENSGGSSSKVVDLQSIKPPESNPFPVEMDSARRLQSNEGLNRERRNDSSTSP
- a CDS encoding MarR family winged helix-turn-helix transcriptional regulator, which codes for MNSEEVAEKIGRFGKAFSQWLEVEMAAAGTTASRARLLYALKCSGTCKMNDISTRLQVTPRNVTKLVDALESEGLVERNPHPEDRRATLISLTDRGMLTVKETILKNDVVLKLFEELPDADRVELGRILEQLLDGLARRGFSA
- a CDS encoding PQQ-binding-like beta-propeller repeat protein yields the protein MSDLTTNQLENDDSTAERRAKNASPRIWPLIAIAVCQLAILTIPGRIAPSTMFHFMSMMWGALACMALTAVWLIAFSRIQLRERLVSIGLVVALALCAILFSDRTMNAMVLGIVLAPWAIVACGLVALLSLPFGWHVQRFALASVLIITTGLTLCLKLDGVRGTITADFSPRWNPTNEEELLAELKNSPTPHVAPDTAALAALTSTWPGFRGPQRDGVLRGATFATDWDQHPPQELWRRKIGPGWSSFTAIGAQIVTQEQRGDEELVTCYDTSSGQPIWQYAIETRFEEPLAGPGPRATPTFHAGKLYALGGSGFVSCIDAATGAEIWRRDLTKDVDAKTPEWGFSSSPLIAGQAAIVFAGDQQYEGQPGEAGKAVVAYDLETGEIQWTGGRGKHSYSSPHLANLAGFEQIVMMTDWGVQGLAFDDGEVLWENEWDIQPGNRVVQPQIVADSVYVGTGLGMGTRRLDIGHDAESWSATEEWTSRNLKPYFNDFVQFDGHFYGFDDRIFTCIEAASGDRIWKGGRYGHGQTLLVEEAGVLVIVSENGELALVKATPEEHEEIAKFRVFDGKTWNHPVIADGKLFVRNGEEMVCFQLRDWQETKTADE